A segment of the Filifactor alocis ATCC 35896 genome:
TGCACTACTGTTCTCGTCAACGATTTATTCTATGTCCATCCAGTTTAAACAATCAGATATCTCTTGTCAATATCTATCACATGATTTTTTTTTCTTTTTCCGGTTTATTATTTTTACTTTTTTATCTTCTTTTATCTTCAAAATCTCACAGCTCAAAATTTTTGATAAATTTTTGATAATTTGTGATTAATTTTTATTTTATGGGTATGATAAGAAAGAGATCTTAATTTTACTTTATAAATTCAATTGATAATAAGATTATAGGGTTTGGGGAACTCTATAAAAAATTTTTTCGCCAAAAAAGTTGCCTATATCAACAGTTTTGTGTTGTAGGTTCGCTTTTTGGAAAGAAAGCTAATCATTTTTAATTGACTTTGTAATGATTTCATATTAAGATGAGATTATCTTAGCTATTTAAACTATTTTTCAATGAATAAAAGGGGGAAATTTATCATGGAATTAAAAGGAATGAAAGAATTAGCAGGAACAAAAACAGAACAAAACTTATGGAAAGCATTCGCAGGAGAATCTCAAGCAAGAAATAAATATACTTTCTTCGCTTCTGCAGCAAGAAAAGAAGGTTACAACCAAATCGCAGCTATCTTTGAAGAAACTGCAGGAAACGAAAGAGAACACGCTAAAATGTGGTTCAAATTGTTAGACGGAATCAGTGCCGATACAAAAACAAACTTGCTTGCTGCTGCTGCCGGAGAAAACGAAGAATGGACAGATATGTATCCAACAATGGCAAAAGAAGCTGAAGAAGAAGGATTCAAAGATATTGCACGTCTATTCACACAAGTTGCGGCAATCGAAAAAACTCATGACGAAAGATACAGATTGTTGGCAAAAAATGTAGAAGAAGGTTCTGTATTCAAAAAAGAAGAAACAATTACTTGGTACTGCAGTAACTGCGGATACGTATTTGAAGGAACAAAAGCTCCTGAACGTTGCCCTGTATGTCAACATCCGAAAGCTTACTTCCAAGAACATGCAGAAAACTATCGTTAATTTACGGTTTTCATAAAAACCTTGTTACAAACATCCAATAAACGCAAAAGCTCTCGACAATATTGTCGAGAGCTTTCTGTTTGAAAAGAATAAACTTTGATACTTGACTTCTGTCATTCATTGTTAGAATCTATACCTTGTACCAAAAAATACTTTGTTTTATCTTGTGAAAAAATGCTTTTTGATAATTCCATTGTATTATCTTTTTTATCATCCCATTAACTGAATGACCACTCGAATAAAGAAGATGGTCAACACTGTAATAATGACCGGTTTAATCCATTTTGCCTCTCCTTGAATAAACACTTTGCTTCCTATATAGTTTCCCAGTATACTGAATGCTCCTGCTGTCAATCCGAGCGGAAGCAAGACTTTTCCGTGAAGGAAAAATACGGTCAAGGCAGCAACATTTGTTGCAAGGTTTATTGCCTTAGCGACTCCGTTCGCTTCTCTTATATTCATATGTCCTATCAAAACAAGCAATAGAATCATAAAGGTTCCCGCTCCCGGTCCGTAAAACCCGTCGTAAACCGCAGCAACAAATGCTACCAAGCAAGCTCTTCTTACAGTTTTTTTGAAAGGATAAGCAGGTGCGTCCGTCTCAAAAGAAATCCCTCTTACCACATACCATGCTGTCAACGGCAAAATGACCAGCATCAATTTCATCAAAAACAGTTCTTCTATAATAAGGGATAATTTTGCACCTAAAGACGCCCCGAAAAATGCGGTAATCACCGCAAAGAATGCGATTTTATACGAAATATATCCTTTTCTTGCAAAACGATAGGTAGTAAGTCCTGTCCCAAGACCGGAACTCAATTTGTTTGTGCCGATTGCCATATGAATCGGTATGCCTGAAATCAGGTAAGCCGGCAAAGAAATCAACCCTCCGCCTCCGGCAATCGCATCGATAAATCCTGCTAAAAACACAAGCGGGCACACGATGAGAAATTGAATGAAATGCACTTGCATACTGTCACCTCTTCTCTTTGAAAATGAAATGATTGAGGATGTTTCAACCCTCCTTTCATGATTGACTTTTTTGGATATTAAATTTATTATAGGAATAAAGTGATAAAAATACAATATTTCTAAATAAAAAAGAATCAAAACCTTGATAAATTTATCAACCATGGACTCGTTAAAGTGAGCGGAAAATCTTTTTCCGAGTCGTTTTTGTGAAAAAACGGAACGAACCTATTCTCCGATTGATTGTTGAGGGCGGATATATGTTATTTAGGATGGATAAAAAAAGAGAGAATTAGAAATCAGAAAATAGATACAGAAAGAGAGAGTTATTATGTTTTTTCATGCAGGAAGTTATGATGTGATTGTAGTCGGTGCAGGTCATGCAGGCTGTGAAGCTGCTTTGGCATCCGCTCGTTTGGGCAAAAAAACATTGATGGTCACCCTGTCGCTGGATGCAATCGGACACATGCCTTGCAATCCTGCCATCGGCGGAACGGGAAAAAGTCAATTGGTAAAAGAGATTGATGCGCTGGGTGGAGAAATGGGACAAAACATTGATAAAAGTTTTATCCAAAGCAGAACGTTGAATTCTTCCAAGGGTCCTGCCGTACAGTCTGTTCGTGCGCAAGCTGACAAAAATTTGTACCACAGAGAAATGAAAAAAGTGTTGGAAGGTGTCGAAAATCTTGATATTGTCATGGATGAGGTCACATCTTTGATTCATGACGGCAAAAGTGTATCGGGAGTTCGCACCAAACTGAACTGTGAATATTTCGGAAAGACAGTTATTTTATCGACGGGAGTATTCCTAAACGGTCGTGTCTTTATGGGAGAAGTCAATTTTCCGTCCGGTCCGCTCGGACAAATCCCGGCAGAACAGTTGACAGAGAGTCTGAAGGAGTTAAACCTTCCTCTTCGTAGATTCAAGACGGGAACTCCTGCAAGGGTTCATGCGGATTCGATTGATTTTTCAAAAATGCAACTGCAAGAGGGCGACGCGGAAATTGAACCGTTCTCTTTTATGAATGATTATTTGCCGGAAGGAAATAAGGTAGTCTGTTACTTGACCAGAACAACCCAAAAAACGCATGATATCATCCGTGAAAATTTGCAACGCTCTGCAATGTACGGTGGATTTATCGACAGCAAAGGTCCTCGTTACTGCCCTTCCATTGAAGACAAGGTCGTTCGTTTTTCGGACAAGGAGAGCCATCAATTTTTTGTGGAACCGGAAGGATTGGATACCAAAGAATACTATATTCAAGGATTTTCAAGCTCCATGGCATACGAAGTACAGCTTGAAATGTACCATACCGTGCTTGGATTGGAGCATTGCCACATGATGCGTCCTGCTTATGCGATTGAATATGATTGTATCGATCCGCTTCGATTGAAACCTTCTCTTGAAATCATGGGCGTAGAAAACCTCTTCAGTGCAGGTCAGTTCAACGGAACAAGCGGATATGAGGAAGCTGCTGCACAAGGTCTGATGGCGGGAATCAATGCAAGCCGAAAAATTGACGGTTTGGAGCCGATTATCTTGGATCGTGCAACAGCCTACATCGGTGTACTGATTGATGACCTTGTTACCAAGGGAACGAACGAACCTTACCGTATGATGACTTCGCGTGCGGAATATCGTCTCCTTCTTCGTCAAGACAATGCAGACCTTCGATTGACGGAGCTTGGATATAAGATTGGATTGGTCAAACCGGAGCGTTATGAACGATTCTTAGCAAAAAAAGAACAGATTGCAGAAGAAATCAATCGTTTGAAAAAAGAAAAAATCAAACCGGAAGAAATCAATCCTCTTTTGGAAAAGATGGGAAAAGCTCCTTTCACCAGAACCATTTCTCTTTATGAGGCACTAAAAAGACCGGAAATCACTTATCCTCTGCTTGCTTCTCTTGGCAAAACACACGAGTCTCTTCCGGTTCAAGTCCAAAAGCAAGCGGAAATTACCGCAAAATATGAAGGTTATATTAAAAAACAGATTGAACAGGTCGAATCATTTCGCAAGTTGGAAAAGAGACAACTTCCGGAAAGTATGGACTATTCCCTTATCGAGGGACTTCGTTTGGAGGCGAGACAAAAATTGAATGAAATCAGACCGTTCAATATCGGACAGGCATCGAGAATATCCGGCGTTTCGCCTGCGGATATTTCCGTTCTGTTAATTTATATGAAACAACAGTCCGCCTCTAATACGACACAAAAATAGAAGGAGTTTTTATGAAAAATACAATTTTGAAAGATGGATTGGCTCTTTGGAATCAACAGATTACCGAACAGCAGGAATTCGACTTTCATATCTATATGCAGCATCTATTGGAAAAAAACAAGGTAATGAACCTAACCAACATCACCGAAGAGAATGAAATCTATACCAAACATTTTTTGGATTCCCTATCTTGTCTTTCGGTCTATCCCATTCCGAAAAACTCTACTGTCATAGATATCGGAACAGGAGCCGGTTTTCCCTCCGTTCCGATTAAAATCATGCGACGAGATTTGAAGATGACTCTGCTCGATTCTTTGAACAAGCGCATCAATTTTCTGAAAGAAGTCGGTGAAGTGCTACATTTTGAGGATATGACTTATCTTCACGGTCGTGCGGAAGACCTTGCACAAAAGGCGGAGTATCGCCAAATGTATGACTTTGCCGTTTCAAGAGCGGTTGCATCCCTTCCCGTTTTGTTGGAATACACCATTCCTTTTCTGAAAATCGGCGGAATTTTTATCTGCCAAAAAGGACCTCAGGCAATGCAGGAAATAGCACAATCCAAATCAGCATTGAAACTGCTCGGTGCCAAAGTGGAAGACAGTATACCGGTAAAAATCGGAACAACCGATTTGGAACATTCTATTTTGATTATCAAAAAAATAGAATGCACATCCAAAAAATATCCTCGAAAGGCCGGAAAACCAAGTAAAGAACCTCTATAAAGGCGGAATCTCAATGGAACTACAAACAATCGAACTTCAAAAAATCATACCCGATCCCTGTCAGCCACGCAAATTTTTTGACCTTGCGGCGCTTGAGGAGCTCGCCTCTTCCATTGAACAATACGGTCTGCTTTCTCCCATCATTGTCAGAAAGCAGGGTGACCGATACATTATTGTGGCGGGAGAAAGGCGATATCGTGCCATGCTGCTGAACAAGATGACGCACGCTAATTGCATTGTGCGAAATCATATTGATTTCAGAGAAGTTTCTCTGATTGAAAATGTCCAAAGAGAGGACTTAAATCCTTTGGAAGAGGCAGAGGCTCTCTCTTCACTGATGATAGAAAAACACTACACACAGGAAGAACTCTCGAAATTGATTGGAAAAAGCCGACCTTATATTACCAATCAACTGCGATTACTAAGGTTGGATGACGAGACAAAACAAGCTCTCCTTGACAAAAAAATATCCGAAGCACATGGTCGCTCGTTGATTTCTTTGGACAATTTGAAACTCAGAAAAAAATTGCTACACGCCATTATCGAACATCATCTCTCCGTTCGTACAACGGAAAAGAAAATCAAACAGTGGAAACAAAAAGAAAAACAACAGCACGATGTCTATCTCAAGGACTTGTTACAACAGTTGGAAGAAAAACTCGGAACGAAAGTTACCCTACAAGGTTCTGCCAAAAAGGGAAAACTGAGCCTCTTCTACTTTCAAGAAGAAGACCTTGCTTCCTTGATTGAAAAACTGTTACAAGATGAGTAAAAAACAACTATTTCATGCGAAATAGCTCCTTCCTTAATCCAAGGGCTTGTAAACCCTTATGTTTTTTCGAAAATAAGTCTGAATTTGTCGCTTCAGGAGGAAATATTTTGCTTCTTTCGTAAAAAAGAGAACAAAAGTATGGAGTTTTGTTCTCTTTTTATGTACAATAAAAGATAAACAATCAGGATATCATTCCCAAATAAAGGTATCCGGTAAACCTAATCTTCAGGAGAAATTCTTTATGAAACGAAGAAATATCATTGCCGTCGCGGTACTCATCGTTCTGTTCTGCAATCCTTGGACGATTCGATTTTTAAAAAAACAATTTGTTGTCGTAAATCCGAACAGCAGTATCGACATTGCATTTCGCCACTCGAACAACAACTATGCAGAAGAGTTTGAACACGGTCTCTTAACCTATGACGGCTTAAGTCTAAAATTAATAGAAACAGATGGTACGGAGCGGTTTGATGTTACCATCAATGCGGACAACTATAACATTTCCACATCTAAAAATCGTATTTTTCTGCTTGATATTGCCAAGAAAAATGTATATATTTTGGATGGAAAAGGTAAAATTGTCAATCAAATTACGGTCGATTACCTTCCAAAGAGAGTTGTAGCTCTGGATAACGGTAATTTTGTTGTCCATTATTTTACGGACGTCTACATTGAAGGAATCAAGCTCTTTTCCGAAAACGGAAAGATGCTCAACGACATCACCTATCCGAATGTGACACTGACCTTGATTCAAGGAGATAAAAACAATCATTTTGCCGTGCTCGGATTCTTTAAAAACGGAAGTTCTCTTGAAAATAGCGTGTACTTCTATAACTATGCCGGGGAGTTGCAATATGCCAGCCAAATCAACAATGTCATTATTCATCAACTCCTCTTTCAAAAAAACAAAGTATTGATGCTTGATATCAATTCTATCTTAACCTGTGATACTACATTCGAAGAGGTGTCCAGTCTGGAATTGCCGCTTGTATTAAAAAAGGTTGTGGCAAATGAAAATAATATTTATCTCCTCACAAAAGACAACTCCATTCAAGTAATGGACTCCGAGTTTCAGAACACCGATCAACTTTCTTCACAAGAAAAAATTATCGATATGTTCTTGGTAGATGACAAACTCATTTACTACACGCAAAATTCTATTTTATGTAACTATGACAAACGACAGTTTTCAAAAGATATTGTCAAAGTCATACCGGTGGATGATACGCTTATCATCTTGTTCAAAAATGAAATAAAAATCATCCAAAATGATTTCTAACAGTAACGATAGGTGGTGAGTTCTATTTTTTCAGACTATACAAAAGTTGATGTTGTAATTGCCGTATTTTTGATATATCAGGGATTACGCGGATATATCAAAGGCGTTCGATATGTTATATTCGATACCGTTAAATTTTTCGGTTCCTACTTTTTAACAAAGATAGCATATCAATTATTTTATCAATCTGTTGCAAAAACAGTTTGGTTTCAATCTCTTTTGAATTTATTAAGAGACAAAGTTCTCAACCGACTATGTGAACTGTTTCCCATTATGTCTTTTTTTCCATGGGATTCCATTGTTTTTTGTACCGTTGTATTTTGCGGAATCTTTCTGTTGTTTCGTATTGCCCTTTTGGGATTCTCCAAAGAGGTCACATTCTTACAGAAAACAGAAGGCTTTGTGCTCGGTATCATAAAAGGAGTTGCGTATCTCTTCGTCCTTATCTCTATTGCTGAACCTCTGTTGCAAGGTTTCAGTATCTTGGGATTTTCCGAATGGTTACAAAACAGCAAGATATTACCTTATTTGTATGAATACAATTTTTTATTGGACTTTTTATCCTTTTATTAGACAAAATGAAGTTGAAGAAACGATATTCTTCTTTCAAACAGCATAACATCAGGAGGAGCTTATGTATCAACCGAAAAAAATTAACATTGGCGATCGTGTGACATTAAAAAAAAAATCATCCTTGTGGCGGAAATCAATTCGTGATTACAAGAGTAGGGATGGATTTTCGAATGAAATGTCAGACTTGTCAAAAGGAAATATGGATTGAACGCCCTGAGTTGGAGCGTAGAATAAAGGTCTTAGAACCGGCAAAAGAGGATGAATAATCATCCTCTTTTTTGTTCTCCTTTTATTCCAATCCGTTTTTTATTCTCTTATGCTGTTCCTGTTTGAATGACTTAATATCATCACTGTTTCAAATTGAGATTCATCACTTGAATTCTTATTTTTTCAAGCAACTACATTCCCGTTTCCCTAACTTTGAAAAGAAATCGGTTGAAAAACATTTTTAAATTTCCGACAGCTCAATCAAATTTTAGTATTGTGCCGTTATCTGACCATCTTTCCCTGCCATGAGCTGATTCCCGCCATACTATAAATATTTGTATATCCCATTTTCGCAAGTTTTCTGCAAGTCTGTCTGCTTCGATATCCGCTGAAACAATAGACAATAATATTCTGATCTTTCTTTTTTAATTGTGACGGTTCTTCTTTCCCGATGGTTTCGTTCGGAATATTGACAGCACTCTTAATATGCCCTTGTTGATACTCCACCGGTGTTCTTACGTCAATCAATTTGTAATTTTTATCTTTCTTCATCATATCCATAGCTTTCTCATGAGAAATCACCTGGTACTTTCTTTTGGATTTTAGTAAAGTGAATATCCACATCGTTCCTGTCTTCCTTCCTGTAAGATATCATCAATATCATTTTTATTCCGTTGCATCTTCTCTGTTCTAAATAAACAAGTTCATATTGGAATGGTCGTTGTCATCCAGCATAGAGGCAACTCCGCCGATTTCTACACCGTCTAAGAGTTCTTCTTTTGTAATTCCCATCACATCCATAGACATTTGGCATGCTGTCATTTTCACTCCTTGACTTCTTGCTTCTTCTATCAGTTCCTCCAAAGAAGAGATTCCTTTCTTTTTCATCACCGCCCTCATCATTTTTGAACCGATTCCACAAAAATTCATCTTAGATAAGGAAAGTTTCTTGGAACCTCTCGGCATCATCATACCGAACATTTTACCGATAGTATCTTTCTTTACATTTATTTTTTCATCTTTTCTGATGATGTTCAATCCCCAGAATGTGAAGAACATATTGACTTTGTTTCCCATTGCGGCACTGCCTGTCGCAATGATGAAGGATGCAATCGCTTTGTCCAAATCTCCGTCAAACACTATCATGGTTTTTTCTTTTGCAGATACTTCTTTTCCCTGTTCTTGACGATTCTCTGCAAAATTGCTCCCTTTTTGGATTTTTGCAACATATTTTCCTTTGTCTTCCGACTTTTCAATCAGAAGATTTCCCGTATTGGAACACCATGAACCGATGTCGTTCATAAAACCGGGATCGGTTGCTTCAATGGATAGAATATCTCCGTCTTTCAATTCACTCATTTTTTTGGAAACACTTACAATCGGGCCCGGACAGGAGAGACCGCACGCGTTCAAGGTATAGGTTTCCTGTTGATGTGTCTCAAACTTATCCTGATCCGTAAACATCATGGATGCGCTTTCGGCCGTCTTCACATCTCTGCTTCTTTCAAAAAATGTTCTGGTTCCTCCCTGTAAATATTTTACTTTGAATCCTTCTTGTTTCAGGATGCGCTCTGCTAAATATCCTCTCAATCCGACAGCACAATAAGTCACGTACTCTTTTTCTTTGTCCAATTCACCCAATTTGGAACGCAATGTGGTAAGAGGCATCAAAAGAGCTCCATCAAGAGTTGACATACTGAATTCCGGTTCTTCTCGAATATCAATTAAGGTGTATTCGTCTTCTTTTTCCTTATATTCATCATAGGTAATCGGTGTCGATAAACCTTCTATAATATTGCATGCAACATATCCTGCCATATTAACCGGATCTTTCGCTGAAGAATACGGAGGTGCGTAGGCAAGCTCTATTTTGACCAAATCATAGACGGTTCCGCGATAATGAATACTTGTAGCAATGGTATCAATTCGTTTATCAACACCTTTAAAACCGACAATCTGAGCTCCTAATATCAATCCGTCTGTCATATCAAACAGCAGTTTCAATGTGATAGGAGTGGCTCCCGGATAATAGCCTGCATGACTCATAGGATGAATCAATGCAATTCCGTAATCCTTCCATCGTTCTTTTCCCATACTCTTTAATACTTTTTCATTCAAACCTGTAGAAGCAGCTGTCATATCAAAAATTTTGGCAACACTCGTTCCGATTGTTCCGTCATAGGTCTCTTCCTTTTGATTCAACATATTGGCAGCTACTGCTCTTCCCTGTTTGTTTGCAGGTCCCGCCAAAGGAATCATTCCCTTCGACTTAGAAAGCGGATTATAAATTTCAATCACATCACCGATCGCATAGATAGAATCGTCACTTGTTTTCATCCGTTCATCTACGATGATTCCGCCTTTGCTTCCCACTTCAAGAGACGCATCCACAGCTAATTTAGAATTAGGACGTACCCCGATAGAAAGCAATATCATATCCGTTTCCACTTCTGTTCCGTCATTCATAACGGCAAGTCTTCCATCTTTTTCTATCGATGCCAAACCTGTATTCAACATCAGATGAACACCCTTTGTCCTCATGTGATTTTCCAATACTTGTGTCATATCTTTATCAAAAGGCGGCATAATTTGGTCTGCAAACTCCACCAGAGTCACATCCAATCCTCTTTCTCTTAAATTTTCCGCCATCTCTATCCCGATAAATCCACCACCTACAACAAGTGCTCTCTTCGGTTTATTATCTTGTATATAGTTATAAATCCTATCTGTATCTGGAATATTCCATAGTGTAAACACATTAGGAGCATCTTTTCCTTTGATATTCGGAACAAAAGGGGAAGAGCCTGTGGAAAGTAATAATTTATCATAATTTTCTGTATATTTAGTACCGTCTTTCAAATTGGTAATCTCGACTGTTTTTTCTTCTTTATTGATACGAGTCACTTCAGAAAAATTTCTGATATCAATATCGTATTTGCCTCTGATTGTTTTGATGTCAGAAACAAACAATGCATCTCTGGATGATATCTCTCCACCTAAATAATAAGGTAAACCGCAGTTTGCAAAAGATACAAATTCTCCTCTTTCAATCAACAAAATTTCCGCGTTGTTGTCTAACCGTCTCAATCTTGCCGCTGCGGTTGCTCCTCCCGCAACTCCACCTACAATAATAATTTTCATACTATCTCTCCTTTTTTTCATCAAATAATACACTCATAATATGTTTGATACTGTCATCTTTAATAAAGTAATATACTGTCTGACCCTCTTTTTCACAGTCAACGACACCCAAATCTCTCATTTTTGCAAGATGTTGAGAAATATTTGACTGACTGGTTTCCAAACAATCCGTAAAATAAGTGACATTACATTTTCCGTTTTCATAAAGTTTTCTGGTTAAACATAATCTTACAGGATGTGCGATTGCTTTTAAGAGTTCCGCTTTTTTTCTCATCGCTTCCTGATACTCTTTTGTCATTTTCATAATAATCTCCTTATTTTCACTGTATTATATTAGTATATACTAATATAATAATATAATGAAATCTATTTTGTCAAGTATTTCATAAAAAAAAGACATTTAAACATCAATGTCTTAAAAAATGTTTCACGTGAAACATCAAAAATGTTACTTGTTTTTTATGTTTTACTCTATTGTTCCATTCATCATGATTCCGTTCATAAATCCGATTCGACCCTGCTTTTCTCTCAATGTTACTATTTGATTTGATGGACAAAAAAGACTTTTTTTCTACCAATACATCCCTTTCAAAAATCAATCCATACTACCTTTTATCAGATACTTCACCTTATTTATGATACGGCTCATGGTTCAAAATACGATAGGCACGATAGAGCTGTTCTCTCAGTAACACACTTTTCATCTCTTTCGAAATCGGTAAACTGCAAAAAGAAAGCGGTACCATTTCTTGTGCTTCCTTCTGTGCTACTTCCTCTAAGCAAAAAACAAGATGACTGTTGCCTGACACCGTATACTCCGCTATCTTTTCTGCTAATTCTTCTGAAGAAACGGTATCTGTACCTGTTTCTATCTTCAAAACGATACAACCTTCTTTATTTTGCCACTTTTTATCTAATTGATGGACTTTTTTCAGTTTCACATACCTTGTTAATCTCTTTTCATACTCTTCTATGGCTTTCTGATAAAAAGAGTTTCTTTTTTGCTTCGGTTCTACAATTGTAATATTCATAGTGAGTTCCTTACTTTATTCTGATATGGAATGAGTGCTGCGATAAGACGGAATATTTTGTACCGATTCTGCCGATTTGATTGCATCGATGACTGAAAGTTTCATTGCCTCCTGTGCCAGATAACAAACGGTATCAAGATTAGCTTCTGCAATTCCGGATGCAAGTGTAAAGATTGTATCTCCGTCCATACTCGTATGAATCGGGCGAATGGACAGTGCATATCCGTTATGTGCCACTTCAGCTACTTTGTTACACTCTGTTTTAGTTAGTTTTGCATTGGTTAAAATACATCCGATGGTAGTGTTTTTTCCTGATAAGTCCCTTTCTGCTCCTTCTAACATCAGCTGATGGGAAGAGATGATTTCTGTTTTATCATCGTTCAATGCACCTGCCAATATTGTTTCTCCTTCATAAACTTCGCCGCAGGCATTCACACACACATAGGCACCTACCTTCAATCCTCTTTCAAGACATATCTCTACATATCCCGTTCCACCTTTCATCATGGTATCAAATCCACGCAGTTTTCCGACTGTTGCACCACAACCTGCTCCGCTGTTCCCGATAAAAATCTCAGTGGATGCTTTTTTTGCCGCAAGATATCCCATCTCTTTATCCGGACGGATATTAGGGTCTCCTACTGCTAAATCAAACAAAACCGCTCCGCAAACAATCGGAACTTTTGCAACTCCGACATCAAATCCGACTCCCATTTCTTCCAAATAATTCATCACTCCGCAAGTACTTTCCAAACCGAATGCGGAACCTCCCGACAATACAATACTATGTACTTGCTCTACTGTTTTTTCCGATTTTAACAAATCAGTTTCCCTTGTTCCGGGAGCGGAACCTTTGACACAACAACCTGCAATTGCTCCTTCTTTTGCAAGAATAACAGAAACTCCCGTCAATGCCTGATGATTTTCTTTCGTACCTATTTCAAATCCCTCTACTGTTATCTTTTTTTTCATGGTTATGACTCCTTTTCTTCCATATCTATCTCAAACATACCGCATGAAATTTATTTATGAAACTTCTCTTATCATAAATCGTATACGAAATCATTCATTGGTAAAATTTATAAATCATACTGTCAATTTTCTAAAATGGTATCCGTGTTTTGTATGGTTTCGGTATCAACTATCACTTTACTATATTTTCGGCAAAATCAAAAGATAAATTCTGTTTGTTCTTCATAAAATAAGTTCACATTATCAATCATCGTCTTTTCTATTTCATCTATTTCGTCAAAAAAAAATCGATAACGAAAGGAATTTCCTTTTTGTATCGATTTTTTTTATTATCATTCAATCATATTTTTTCTATCATGAATTTTTTATTGCAAAATTTTTCATATGACTACAATGTATATTTTGTAATTTGTATTTTATCCAATGCTTTTCCTACAATAAAGAACAACACTACTCCCATAAGTCCCTGCATACAGTTAGACGGAACAGATGTTAATGCCACGGCAAAACTTCCTTTCAGAATTGTTCCTCCAATCAAATATCCTCCCACCATCACAACAAAGCCTGCCAACACACCGAGGATTGTTCCGACAGAAAAGAATTTTTGTTCTTTGGATTCATATTTCGAACAGTATCCTACTACAAAACCCATCAATCCTTTGATTACAAAAGTAAACGGTGCCCAATGTCCGTAACCGGAAAAAATATCCGCAAACATGGATCCGATTC
Coding sequences within it:
- the rbr gene encoding rubrerythrin — encoded protein: MELKGMKELAGTKTEQNLWKAFAGESQARNKYTFFASAARKEGYNQIAAIFEETAGNEREHAKMWFKLLDGISADTKTNLLAAAAGENEEWTDMYPTMAKEAEEEGFKDIARLFTQVAAIEKTHDERYRLLAKNVEEGSVFKKEETITWYCSNCGYVFEGTKAPERCPVCQHPKAYFQEHAENYR
- a CDS encoding DUF5711 family protein; this encodes MKRRNIIAVAVLIVLFCNPWTIRFLKKQFVVVNPNSSIDIAFRHSNNNYAEEFEHGLLTYDGLSLKLIETDGTERFDVTINADNYNISTSKNRIFLLDIAKKNVYILDGKGKIVNQITVDYLPKRVVALDNGNFVVHYFTDVYIEGIKLFSENGKMLNDITYPNVTLTLIQGDKNNHFAVLGFFKNGSSLENSVYFYNYAGELQYASQINNVIIHQLLFQKNKVLMLDINSILTCDTTFEEVSSLELPLVLKKVVANENNIYLLTKDNSIQVMDSEFQNTDQLSSQEKIIDMFLVDDKLIYYTQNSILCNYDKRQFSKDIVKVIPVDDTLIILFKNEIKIIQNDF
- a CDS encoding sulfite exporter TauE/SafE family protein, yielding MQVHFIQFLIVCPLVFLAGFIDAIAGGGGLISLPAYLISGIPIHMAIGTNKLSSGLGTGLTTYRFARKGYISYKIAFFAVITAFFGASLGAKLSLIIEELFLMKLMLVILPLTAWYVVRGISFETDAPAYPFKKTVRRACLVAFVAAVYDGFYGPGAGTFMILLLVLIGHMNIREANGVAKAINLATNVAALTVFFLHGKVLLPLGLTAGAFSILGNYIGSKVFIQGEAKWIKPVIITVLTIFFIRVVIQLMG
- a CDS encoding ParB/RepB/Spo0J family partition protein; protein product: MELQTIELQKIIPDPCQPRKFFDLAALEELASSIEQYGLLSPIIVRKQGDRYIIVAGERRYRAMLLNKMTHANCIVRNHIDFREVSLIENVQREDLNPLEEAEALSSLMIEKHYTQEELSKLIGKSRPYITNQLRLLRLDDETKQALLDKKISEAHGRSLISLDNLKLRKKLLHAIIEHHLSVRTTEKKIKQWKQKEKQQHDVYLKDLLQQLEEKLGTKVTLQGSAKKGKLSLFYFQEEDLASLIEKLLQDE
- the mnmG gene encoding tRNA uridine-5-carboxymethylaminomethyl(34) synthesis enzyme MnmG, giving the protein MFFHAGSYDVIVVGAGHAGCEAALASARLGKKTLMVTLSLDAIGHMPCNPAIGGTGKSQLVKEIDALGGEMGQNIDKSFIQSRTLNSSKGPAVQSVRAQADKNLYHREMKKVLEGVENLDIVMDEVTSLIHDGKSVSGVRTKLNCEYFGKTVILSTGVFLNGRVFMGEVNFPSGPLGQIPAEQLTESLKELNLPLRRFKTGTPARVHADSIDFSKMQLQEGDAEIEPFSFMNDYLPEGNKVVCYLTRTTQKTHDIIRENLQRSAMYGGFIDSKGPRYCPSIEDKVVRFSDKESHQFFVEPEGLDTKEYYIQGFSSSMAYEVQLEMYHTVLGLEHCHMMRPAYAIEYDCIDPLRLKPSLEIMGVENLFSAGQFNGTSGYEEAAAQGLMAGINASRKIDGLEPIILDRATAYIGVLIDDLVTKGTNEPYRMMTSRAEYRLLLRQDNADLRLTELGYKIGLVKPERYERFLAKKEQIAEEINRLKKEKIKPEEINPLLEKMGKAPFTRTISLYEALKRPEITYPLLASLGKTHESLPVQVQKQAEITAKYEGYIKKQIEQVESFRKLEKRQLPESMDYSLIEGLRLEARQKLNEIRPFNIGQASRISGVSPADISVLLIYMKQQSASNTTQK
- a CDS encoding CvpA family protein, which gives rise to MVSSIFSDYTKVDVVIAVFLIYQGLRGYIKGVRYVIFDTVKFFGSYFLTKIAYQLFYQSVAKTVWFQSLLNLLRDKVLNRLCELFPIMSFFPWDSIVFCTVVFCGIFLLFRIALLGFSKEVTFLQKTEGFVLGIIKGVAYLFVLISIAEPLLQGFSILGFSEWLQNSKILPYLYEYNFLLDFLSFY
- the rsmG gene encoding 16S rRNA (guanine(527)-N(7))-methyltransferase RsmG: MKNTILKDGLALWNQQITEQQEFDFHIYMQHLLEKNKVMNLTNITEENEIYTKHFLDSLSCLSVYPIPKNSTVIDIGTGAGFPSVPIKIMRRDLKMTLLDSLNKRINFLKEVGEVLHFEDMTYLHGRAEDLAQKAEYRQMYDFAVSRAVASLPVLLEYTIPFLKIGGIFICQKGPQAMQEIAQSKSALKLLGAKVEDSIPVKIGTTDLEHSILIIKKIECTSKKYPRKAGKPSKEPL